The Arachis hypogaea cultivar Tifrunner chromosome 19, arahy.Tifrunner.gnm2.J5K5, whole genome shotgun sequence genome has a window encoding:
- the LOC112777759 gene encoding protein FAR1-RELATED SEQUENCE 5-like has translation MSGIFTDTEMNEQYQEDDDFNQQEELVTDQDMMDEQSEFEQDFRDIITEGAFFSESDTLDYIVEAAYAVDSVQDITSVKFSENFAEDIGKYHFSTLQLAFDFYMKYSKSKGFSARKSKTFKNSSGDIYRQLFVCHRQGFRMEKYYTMEKRKKEPRLETRTGCEARMDVKFVPESGRWHIFYFSDEHNHDLLDTQFSAMLPAHRKMSEADIMQMMNMLKSGISTSQIFSLLASQAGGYEFVGYGPRDMYNKIARERRQIPGDAARVLKKLEDMRLKDPQLYFKACHDSRGLLRNLFWSDGISQLDYRLFGDVIAFDATYKKNKYSCPLVIFSGVNHHNQTTVFAAALIADETTDTYVWLLRQLMFAMRGKTPTSIITDGAMAIRNAVRDVFPEVRHRLCAWHLIRNATSNVGNPSFTSKFRKIMTGDYEIPVFKRKWVQLIEEFGIEDKPWVIKMYEEKHMWATAYLRGKFFAGFRTTSRCEGLHSVVGRYVGSRYDLTSFVEHFQRCVAHMRFNKFSADYESTRGVPVMQTCIELLERYAAELYTHEIFLFFRPFLSRAGSMRVLNIDNNDDCIKYIVCKHGRPDFTWTVDFRQEEMIFMCTCLRMESFGIPCEHIVKVLVDRDIREIPRSLVLDRWTKKVKSALNDPNGFTRDAVVISRQSALVEFSKQLAAVAAKIPERYEETRDLIMELYSSYKAADEGDNQPHSGVARSINPYVHPTTGGSGQPSKRKKRQRCSVCQMEGHKKTTCPWQKDIDNNVLENEAIGSDDGDMCTEATAELNSDS, from the coding sequence ATGTCAGGTATATTTACGGACACTGAGATGAATGAGCAATACCAGGAGGACGATGACTTTAACCAACAAGAAGAGCTAGTAACTGACCAAGATATGATGGATGAACAGAGTGAATTCGAACAAGATTTCAGAGATATCATAACCGAGGGAGCGTTTTTTTCTGAATCTGATACGTTAGATTATATCGTTGAAGCCGCTTATGCGGTTGACTCCGTGCAAGACATTACATCTGTGAAATTTAGTGAGAATTTTGCGGAGGACATTGGCAAATACCACTTTTCTACTTTGCAGCTTGcatttgatttttatatgaagTACTCAAAGTCGAAGGGCTTTAGTGCAAGGAAGAGCAAGACCTTCAAGAATAGTAGTGGCGATATTTACAGACAACTGTTTGTATGCCACAGGCAAGGATTCAGGATGGAGAAATATTACACGATggaaaaaaggaagaaggagcCTAGGTTGGAAACAAGAACTGGATGTGAAGCCCGAATGGATGTTAAATTTGTACCAGAAAGTGGAAGGTGGCATATCTTTTATTTCTCTGACGAACACAACCATGATCTATTGGATACACAATTCAGTGCTATGTTGCCTGCCCACAGAAAAATGTCAGAGGCAGATATTATGCAAATGATGAACATGCTAAAGTCAGGGATCAGCACCTCGCAGATATTTAGTCTTCTAGCTAGCCAAGCAGGCGGATACGAATTTGTTGGCTATGGTCCCCGAGATATGTACAATAAGATTGCTCGGGAGAGGCGTCAAATTCCTGGTGATGCAGCACGAGTGTTGAAGAAGTTGGAGGATATGCGGTTGAAGGATCCACAATTATATTTCAAGGCATGTCACGATTCAAGAGGTCTGTTACGTAATTTGTTCTGGTCTGATGGGATTAGCCAACTAGACTACCGACTCTTCGGGGATGTTATTGCTTTTGATGCTACGTACAAGAAGAACAAGTATAGTTGTCCGTTAGTAATATTCAGCGGGGTTAACCACCACAACCAAACAACTGTTTTTGCTGCTGCGTTAATCGCAGACGAAACTACTGATACATATGTTTGGCTCCTGCGTCAGCTCATGTTTGCAATGAGGGGCAAGACCCCGACCTCAATCATAACTGATGGGGCCATGGCGATTAGGAATGCAGTGAGAGATGTATTTCCCGAAGTCAGACATAGATTATGCGCTTGGCACCTTATTCGAAATGCAACTAGCAATGTTGGAAATCCATCGTTTACATctaaatttagaaaaatcatGACAGGAGACTACGAGATTCCCGTGTTTAAGCGTAAGTGGGTTCAGCTTATTGAAGAATTTGGCATTGAGGATAAGCCGTGGGTGATCAAGATGTACGAAGAGAAGCATATGTGGGCTACTGCATATCTAAGAGGAAAATTCTTTGCTGGCTTTAGAACTACATCAAGATGTGAAGGTTTACACTCAGTTGTGGGAAGGTATGTGGGGTCGCGGTATGATTTGACAAGTTTTGTAGAGCATTTTCAAAGGTGTGTAGCACACATGCGCTTTAACAAATTTAGTGCTGATTATGAATCTACACGTGGGGTGCCCGTCATGCAAACTTGTATAGAGCTGCTAGAGAGATATGCTGCTGAGTTATACACTCATGAGATATTTCTTTTCTTTCGGCCATTTCTCTCCAGAGCTGGATCAATGCGAGTTCTGAACATAGATAATAACGATGATTGCATAAAATACATTGTGTGTAAGCATGGGAGGCCCGATTTTACGTGGACCGTTGATTTTCGTCAAGAAGAAATGATCTTCATGTGTACCTGTTTACGAATGGAGTCATTTGGTATTCCGTGCGAACATATTGTGAAAGTTCTGGTTGACAGAGACATCCGTGAGATTCCCCGGTCATTGGTATTGGATAGATGGACAAAAAAGGTTAAATCAGCACTCAATGATCCAAATGGATTCACCAGGGATGCTGTTGTTATTAGTCGTCAAAGTGCTTTGGTGGAATTTTCTAAACAACTGGCTGCTGTTGCTGCTAAAATACCAGAGAGATATGAAGAGACACGtgatttaattatggaattgtACTCATCTTACAAGGCTGCAGACGAAGGAGATAATCAACCTCACTCAGGTGTTGCTAGAAGTATCAATCCGTATGTGCATCCAACCACTGGAGGCTCAGGACAGCCATCTAAGAGGAAGAAGCGGCAACGTTGTAGTGTTTGTCAAATGGAAGGACATAAGAAGACAACATGTCCTTGGCAAAAGGACATTGACAACAACGTTTTAGAAAATGAAGCAATCGGTTCGGACGATGGCGACATGTGTACCGAAGCAACGGCTGAGTTAAATAGTGATAGTTAG